In Chroogloeocystis siderophila 5.2 s.c.1, a single genomic region encodes these proteins:
- a CDS encoding DUF4912 domain-containing protein has product MAKERPPLDEMTLRQLRRVASEYGVSRYSRMRKAQLLAAIQQIERTKVSVVPTRTLEAQEAVEAAKFELGQDDRTGGSLADVDEGLAELPDGYGESRIVLLPRDPQWAYTYWDIPNDHKEDLRKQGGQQLALRIYDVTDINIDYQSPHSIQEYPCDELAREWYLPIPVSDRDYVVDIGYRCADGRWLVLARSAPVHVPPVYPSDWIEDHFITVSFEEDLRGKTVYELVPPTKRMVTAGVQHDSNLIYDEIFGMAQGVEAQRVAGSLYGSMQQVPGSAQMVGVESISSYVTASGMGMWAVPTMSGVGMSGVGFSASAIPMRPRQFWLIADAELIVYGATEPDATVTIGGRPIKLNPDGTFRFQMSFQDGLIDYPIMAVAADGEQTRSIHMKFTRETPSRNTNTKEEAVPEWFA; this is encoded by the coding sequence ATGGCTAAAGAACGCCCACCTTTAGATGAGATGACCTTGCGACAACTCAGAAGAGTTGCCAGTGAATACGGTGTCTCGCGTTATAGCCGAATGCGGAAGGCGCAACTGCTAGCGGCAATTCAACAAATCGAGCGCACAAAAGTTTCTGTTGTTCCAACTCGTACACTGGAGGCACAAGAAGCAGTGGAAGCAGCTAAATTTGAATTAGGTCAAGATGACCGTACAGGTGGCTCCCTAGCTGATGTAGATGAAGGTTTAGCCGAATTACCTGATGGTTATGGCGAAAGTCGGATTGTGTTACTGCCTCGCGATCCGCAATGGGCATACACATATTGGGATATCCCCAACGATCATAAAGAAGATTTGCGCAAACAAGGCGGACAACAGCTAGCACTGCGCATTTATGACGTCACAGACATTAACATCGATTACCAAAGCCCGCACAGCATTCAAGAATATCCTTGCGATGAGTTAGCGCGGGAATGGTATTTACCAATTCCTGTTAGCGATCGCGACTACGTTGTCGATATTGGTTATCGCTGTGCTGACGGTCGTTGGTTAGTTTTAGCACGTTCTGCACCTGTTCACGTGCCACCAGTTTACCCTAGCGACTGGATTGAAGACCATTTCATCACTGTCAGCTTTGAGGAAGATCTGCGCGGTAAAACGGTCTACGAACTTGTACCCCCAACCAAGCGCATGGTAACCGCTGGAGTTCAACACGACAGCAATCTGATCTACGATGAGATCTTTGGTATGGCTCAAGGTGTTGAAGCGCAAAGAGTGGCAGGTTCGCTCTATGGCTCAATGCAGCAAGTACCAGGTTCTGCGCAGATGGTTGGTGTAGAGTCAATTAGTTCGTATGTCACTGCCTCTGGAATGGGTATGTGGGCTGTACCAACAATGTCTGGTGTAGGAATGTCGGGTGTTGGCTTCTCAGCTTCGGCAATTCCAATGCGCCCGCGTCAGTTCTGGTTAATCGCAGATGCCGAGTTGATTGTTTATGGTGCAACCGAACCAGATGCTACTGTAACAATTGGTGGACGTCCGATCAAGCTTAATCCTGATGGTACATTCCGCTTCCAGATGTCCTTCCAGGATGGTTTAATCGACTATCCGATTATGGCGGTAGCTGCTGACGGCGAGCAAACACGCTCCATTCATATGAAGTTCACCCGCGAAACGCCATCGCGGAATACGAATACAAAAGAAGAAGCGGTTCCAGAGTGGTTTGCTTAA
- a CDS encoding DUF2358 domain-containing protein, whose protein sequence is MDVVKILKQDYQRFPVNQTYSIYAQDVYFKDPLNEFRGVERYKAMIGFIETWFIAPKMDLHDIRREGDTIKTEWTLSWNTPVPWKPRITIPGWSELRVNQQDIITSHVDYWKCSRLDVIKQHLFPTKNR, encoded by the coding sequence ATGGACGTTGTTAAAATCCTCAAACAGGACTATCAACGGTTTCCCGTGAATCAGACGTACAGCATCTACGCGCAAGATGTGTACTTCAAAGATCCCTTAAATGAATTTCGTGGCGTTGAGCGCTACAAAGCAATGATCGGTTTTATCGAAACATGGTTCATTGCGCCCAAAATGGACTTACACGATATCCGTCGTGAGGGAGACACGATTAAAACCGAGTGGACTTTAAGTTGGAACACTCCTGTACCCTGGAAACCTCGAATTACGATTCCTGGTTGGAGTGAGTTGCGCGTCAATCAACAGGACATTATTACTTCTCATGTCGATTATTGGAAATGTTCGCGCCTCGACGTGATTAAACAGCACCTATTTCCTACCAAGAATAGATAG
- a CDS encoding TRC40/GET3/ArsA family transport-energizing ATPase, with product MRVILMTGKGGVGKTSVAAATGLRCAELGYRTLVLSTDPAHSLADSFDLELGHDPRQVRPNLWGAELDALLELEGNWGAVKRYITQVLQARGLDGVQAEELAILPGMDEIFGLVRMKRHYDEGEFDVLIIDSAPTGTALRLLSLPEVSGWYMRRFYKPLQKMSVALRPLVEPLFRPIAGFSLPDKEVMDAPYEFYEQIEALEKVLTDNMQTSVRLVTNPEKMVLKESLRAHAYLSLYNVATDLVVANRIIPEEVQDPFFQRWKENQQQYRQEIYENFRPLPVKEVPLYSEEMCGLAALERLKDTLYKDEDPTQVYYKETTVRVVQDNNQYSLELYLPGIAKDNVQLSKTGDELNITIGNHRRNLVLPQALAALQPAGAKMEDDYLKIRFADGVRA from the coding sequence ATGCGTGTAATTCTAATGACAGGCAAAGGAGGAGTCGGAAAAACCTCTGTTGCTGCGGCTACTGGACTTCGTTGCGCAGAGTTAGGCTATCGCACACTCGTTTTGAGTACCGATCCAGCACATTCACTTGCAGATAGTTTTGACTTAGAACTCGGACACGATCCGCGACAAGTCCGCCCAAACCTCTGGGGAGCCGAATTAGACGCATTATTAGAACTAGAAGGTAACTGGGGAGCCGTTAAGCGCTATATTACTCAAGTTTTACAAGCACGAGGACTCGACGGAGTACAAGCTGAGGAACTCGCAATTTTGCCTGGAATGGATGAAATTTTCGGCTTGGTACGCATGAAGCGCCACTACGATGAAGGCGAGTTCGATGTCTTGATTATCGACTCGGCTCCAACTGGTACTGCTTTGCGTTTATTGAGTTTACCCGAAGTTAGCGGCTGGTATATGCGACGGTTCTACAAGCCATTACAAAAGATGTCTGTAGCGTTAAGACCGCTTGTAGAGCCTTTATTTCGACCGATCGCAGGATTTTCTTTGCCTGACAAAGAAGTTATGGATGCACCGTATGAATTTTACGAGCAAATCGAAGCCTTAGAAAAAGTCTTAACCGATAATATGCAAACTTCGGTGCGCTTGGTAACAAATCCAGAAAAGATGGTATTAAAAGAATCGCTACGCGCTCATGCTTATTTAAGTTTGTATAATGTAGCAACAGATTTAGTCGTTGCAAATCGCATTATTCCTGAAGAAGTTCAAGATCCTTTCTTTCAAAGATGGAAAGAAAATCAACAGCAATATCGCCAAGAAATTTATGAAAATTTCCGTCCGTTACCTGTAAAGGAAGTCCCTTTATATTCTGAAGAAATGTGCGGTTTAGCAGCTTTAGAGCGACTTAAAGATACGCTTTATAAAGACGAAGACCCGACGCAAGTTTATTACAAAGAAACGACTGTACGCGTTGTTCAAGATAACAATCAGTACAGCTTAGAGCTTTATTTACCAGGAATTGCTAAAGATAATGTTCAATTAAGCAAAACTGGGGATGAATTAAATATTACCATCGGTAATCATCGGCGTAACTTGGTATTACCGCAAGCTTTAGCCGCATTGCAGCCAGCAGGTGCCAAGATGGAGGATGATTATTTAAAGATTCGTTTTGCTGATGGTGTAAGGGCTTAG
- the dnaN gene encoding DNA polymerase III subunit beta, with translation MKFVCNQSDISTNLSLVSRAVPSRPTHPILANVLLTADAQQGQVSLTAFDLSLGIRTSFAAQVETGGEIALPAKLLNDIISRMPQGELTIDDEGDTPLSATITSTSGKYQVRGMGVEEFPELPVVEGETIYLPAEALTEGLRGSLFATSADETKQILSGLHLTLEQDTLEFASTDGHRLAVVQTINENASVEAETTRLEVTVPAKALRELERMLGMRDQSESLALYCDRGQIVFEWENQRLTSRTLEGQYPAYRQLIPRQFEIQVTLERKYLLSAIERIAVLADQKNNIVKFTLDSSRQELALSVDAQDIGSGRESMAAQISGDSIDIAFNIKYLVDGLKALPSSEIQMQINTPTSPVILTPLSGVKMTYLIMPVQIRT, from the coding sequence ATGAAATTCGTTTGCAACCAAAGTGATATCAGTACAAACTTGTCACTCGTAAGTCGGGCGGTTCCTTCACGTCCAACGCATCCGATTTTGGCAAACGTCCTCTTAACCGCAGACGCGCAACAAGGACAGGTTAGTTTAACTGCGTTCGATCTTAGCTTAGGAATTCGGACTAGCTTTGCTGCACAAGTCGAAACTGGTGGAGAAATTGCCCTTCCAGCAAAGTTACTCAATGACATTATCTCTCGAATGCCACAAGGAGAATTGACGATTGATGATGAAGGCGATACGCCGTTAAGCGCGACGATCACATCGACTTCGGGAAAATATCAAGTGCGGGGTATGGGAGTTGAAGAATTTCCCGAATTACCTGTTGTCGAAGGTGAAACGATTTATCTTCCAGCAGAAGCTTTAACCGAAGGGCTACGCGGTTCTTTGTTTGCAACGAGTGCAGATGAAACGAAACAAATACTATCTGGACTACATCTGACTTTAGAACAAGATACTCTAGAATTTGCATCTACGGACGGTCATCGTTTGGCAGTTGTACAAACAATTAATGAAAATGCTTCAGTAGAAGCTGAGACAACGCGATTAGAGGTAACAGTACCAGCAAAGGCTTTGCGCGAACTAGAAAGGATGCTAGGAATGCGCGATCAAAGTGAATCACTGGCGTTGTATTGCGATCGCGGACAAATTGTTTTTGAATGGGAAAATCAAAGGCTAACCAGCCGTACTTTGGAAGGACAGTATCCTGCTTATCGTCAACTGATTCCCCGTCAATTTGAAATTCAAGTCACACTCGAACGCAAATATTTACTCAGTGCGATCGAACGCATTGCAGTCTTAGCAGACCAGAAAAATAATATTGTTAAGTTTACACTCGATAGCTCAAGACAAGAATTAGCTTTGTCGGTTGATGCGCAAGATATTGGTAGTGGTAGAGAATCAATGGCTGCGCAAATTTCTGGCGACAGTATTGATATTGCCTTTAATATTAAATATCTAGTTGATGGCTTAAAAGCACTCCCCAGTTCAGAAATTCAAATGCAGATTAACACGCCCACCAGCCCAGTGATTTTAACGCCTTTGAGTGGTGTAAAAATGACTTATTTGATTATGCCAGTACAGATTAGAACTTAG
- a CDS encoding vWA domain-containing protein, with the protein MFVSERILSLSTNTKVTPGKRLSSQQQTALGIVARLHGKRDVVLAIDLTESVGINNEGRIRLKQIIEDSLKPGDSVYIVPFAAEVTQLHGLSDVYPLGSPIEFSNNQESFDKIIQKIPLSADLKLQNTDIQRAELTIYQGLAQLNQNRLQQNQPIKAQSVVWVTDAPLLAKSGNDWIETPVNSPFRVADSSQSKERQAWINILPLKKRELTIENSASQQYKLAVVDIEPTVQEFCTIAPNNQEFCKVNSYLLGQLWLPFLIAILGITSISFLVNYLVNLRKKWRILVSTDLEEYEEECCPLLPGKSLAIGQGDSNCIDEIDCPGSEVRAYLEREGNLLYLVPTQLAPIEWEGKEVNKKTRLKCSLIKLNCPSDKHGDFYINIQVKR; encoded by the coding sequence ATGTTCGTATCCGAGCGGATCTTATCATTATCTACAAATACAAAAGTTACCCCAGGAAAAAGACTAAGCTCTCAACAACAAACAGCTTTAGGCATAGTTGCACGTCTTCATGGAAAACGCGATGTAGTATTAGCAATTGATTTAACTGAAAGTGTAGGCATTAATAATGAAGGTCGTATTCGATTAAAGCAAATTATTGAGGATAGTTTAAAACCAGGAGATTCAGTATATATTGTTCCTTTTGCAGCAGAAGTAACTCAACTACACGGACTATCTGATGTATATCCTTTAGGATCACCAATTGAATTTAGTAACAATCAAGAAAGTTTTGACAAGATTATTCAAAAAATTCCATTATCAGCAGATTTAAAGTTACAAAATACAGATATTCAACGAGCAGAGCTCACTATATATCAAGGCTTAGCTCAGCTTAATCAAAATCGTCTTCAACAAAATCAACCGATTAAAGCACAATCAGTTGTTTGGGTTACCGATGCTCCTTTACTAGCAAAGTCTGGAAACGATTGGATTGAAACGCCAGTCAATAGTCCTTTTCGAGTAGCAGATTCTTCTCAAAGTAAAGAACGACAAGCATGGATCAATATTTTACCTTTAAAGAAAAGAGAGCTAACAATTGAAAACTCAGCGTCTCAGCAATATAAATTAGCGGTTGTTGATATAGAACCGACTGTGCAAGAATTTTGCACAATTGCACCAAATAACCAAGAATTTTGTAAAGTTAACTCTTACTTGTTAGGGCAATTGTGGCTACCTTTTCTTATAGCCATCTTAGGAATAACTTCTATTTCATTTTTAGTTAATTATCTTGTAAATTTACGTAAAAAATGGCGTATTTTAGTTTCTACAGATTTAGAAGAATATGAGGAGGAATGCTGCCCTTTATTACCTGGAAAATCTTTAGCTATAGGACAAGGTGATTCTAATTGTATTGATGAAATCGATTGTCCTGGTTCAGAGGTAAGAGCTTACTTAGAACGTGAAGGTAATCTGCTTTATTTAGTACCGACTCAGTTAGCACCAATTGAGTGGGAAGGTAAAGAAGTTAATAAAAAAACTCGTTTAAAGTGTAGCTTAATTAAACTAAATTGCCCAAGTGATAAACACGGAGATTTTTATATCAATATTCAAGTTAAAAGATAG
- a CDS encoding tubulin-like doman-containing protein, which yields MNERQYQGINRTICIGLGGTGRDVLMRIRRLIVDRYKNLDNLPVVSFVHIDTDKEATQSVSLRAGNVYQGVDLGFQDAEKANATMTATQVTELVQGLEQCNLIGDQPSPYKHIAKWFPPQLLRNIKVIDQGAKGIRPIGRLSFFHNYLKIKQTIEVAEQRTRGHEQELLRKFGLIVDPGLNIVVVGSLCGGTGSGTFLDMAYSLRYSYPEVKQLIGYLVISPELYGNTPNMCANTYAALMELDYYSSPGTTFEACYDQRYHINIQDKRPPFDYTYLVSKFTEQGNYVIDKQRKLCNVIANKIALDFSSELAPVVKGMRDNFAQHLIQEDDHPRPNTQNYLTFGLAAIYFPRDRISQITVTRISNKLVNFWLQGEGQSPDPLKLLEQFFIEYHWHNSLEQKNSIIAKLEDSTLENEKKINALMSAWRSKLENKIAECKTKEDRSSLLRQLQRDFREQFYKIKSGDTDTNRGVWLTKVIKERASLTTKLCNDIDSYLYSLLQPSNQYFSIINSRNWLDAIQSELNTYQYEIESKIKSLTGGSTLEQLEKKWLQTNKIVQDIEEEFRLIFNTKNSRVQDEARKAVKETETAIKQNFNLSVALEALEVVKVLQHHVQAKANQLTLLSRSVEDLKSHYEKYQIKLKQSNSDEMSGEEIFSEEDIESCYEALLPLREYRAQSIQITQKILESIGEGQSLAILLAQSHISTEQLRHEIDNRVNQLFGSRSADTVQSVIKRFNEKYPASERAVRLGQIIREAQPLLPLNLTAPYFHSSSAKKSQLIGFKDTDEPEVKHFHEILTSKLGIPDNELKSTQHEDKVLLITEYAAFPLRLIDGLENLRNHYIRQKNQLGNVSLHNHRSQGFIDIIPPPVKKMLELQDIFYPCLALNLIQTNPETQELEFQYFDNLRGEYYTASLNSSWKKALQELSEHNNKTKALQDLLDNVISQIEHQPNRWQECYLPQLRKFVQQVDNLPDSHENYPYRLSVVGSQGNDSTTAKEGVINRFQARMQEKLMTRIVSNNNTNSAIASSQKVLTGEVLVLEPAVDIEDNRTKRRIEIERLKQDLADGILTPEEYQQEHQQIIAKYPLC from the coding sequence ATGAATGAACGGCAATACCAAGGTATAAACCGTACTATTTGTATTGGTTTAGGTGGTACTGGTAGAGATGTTCTAATGCGTATTCGTAGACTTATTGTAGACCGCTATAAAAATTTAGATAATTTACCGGTAGTTAGTTTTGTTCATATAGATACTGACAAAGAAGCAACACAATCAGTTAGTTTGCGTGCAGGAAATGTTTATCAGGGTGTTGACTTAGGTTTTCAAGATGCAGAAAAAGCCAATGCTACAATGACTGCTACACAAGTTACAGAACTAGTTCAAGGATTAGAACAGTGCAATCTCATTGGCGATCAGCCTAGTCCCTATAAACATATTGCTAAGTGGTTTCCACCCCAACTTTTAAGGAATATTAAAGTAATCGACCAGGGAGCAAAAGGCATTAGACCTATTGGAAGATTATCATTTTTTCATAACTACTTAAAAATTAAGCAAACAATTGAAGTTGCTGAACAACGTACGCGAGGACACGAACAAGAGTTACTACGAAAATTTGGTTTAATTGTCGATCCTGGATTAAATATTGTTGTTGTTGGTTCGCTGTGTGGTGGTACAGGTAGCGGTACTTTTTTAGATATGGCATATAGCCTGAGATATTCCTATCCTGAAGTTAAGCAACTTATTGGATATTTGGTGATTAGTCCAGAATTGTATGGTAACACGCCAAATATGTGTGCTAATACTTATGCAGCGCTGATGGAGCTTGATTATTATTCAAGTCCAGGCACAACATTTGAAGCTTGTTACGATCAACGATATCACATTAATATACAAGACAAACGCCCGCCATTTGATTATACTTACTTAGTTTCTAAATTTACAGAACAAGGTAACTATGTTATCGATAAACAGCGGAAACTCTGTAATGTAATTGCTAATAAAATCGCCTTAGACTTTTCAAGTGAGTTAGCTCCTGTTGTTAAAGGGATGCGCGATAATTTTGCTCAACATCTTATTCAAGAAGACGATCATCCTCGTCCTAACACTCAAAATTATTTAACTTTTGGCTTAGCTGCTATTTATTTCCCACGCGATCGCATCTCACAAATTACAGTGACACGCATCAGTAATAAACTCGTTAACTTTTGGTTACAAGGTGAGGGACAAAGCCCAGATCCACTAAAACTATTAGAACAGTTTTTCATCGAGTATCATTGGCATAATAGCTTAGAGCAAAAAAATAGCATAATTGCTAAGTTAGAAGACTCAACACTTGAGAATGAAAAAAAAATTAATGCTTTGATGAGCGCCTGGAGATCAAAGTTAGAAAATAAAATTGCCGAGTGTAAAACAAAAGAAGACCGTTCGAGCTTGCTGCGTCAGCTTCAAAGAGACTTTCGCGAACAATTTTATAAAATAAAATCAGGAGATACAGACACTAATCGGGGAGTGTGGTTAACAAAAGTTATTAAAGAAAGAGCCAGTTTAACTACAAAACTCTGCAACGACATTGATAGTTATTTATATAGCTTGCTTCAACCTAGTAACCAATACTTCTCAATTATAAATAGTCGAAATTGGCTCGATGCAATTCAGTCTGAATTAAATACTTATCAATATGAAATCGAATCAAAAATTAAAAGCCTCACTGGTGGTAGTACCTTAGAACAATTAGAAAAAAAGTGGTTACAAACTAATAAAATAGTTCAGGATATAGAAGAAGAATTTAGACTGATATTTAATACTAAAAATAGTCGCGTTCAAGATGAAGCAAGAAAGGCAGTAAAAGAGACAGAAACAGCAATCAAACAAAATTTTAACTTATCTGTAGCACTAGAAGCTTTAGAAGTGGTCAAAGTCCTACAGCATCACGTACAAGCAAAAGCAAATCAACTTACTTTATTAAGCCGCTCAGTAGAAGATTTAAAAAGTCACTACGAAAAATATCAAATCAAGCTGAAACAATCAAATTCGGATGAAATGAGCGGTGAGGAAATCTTCTCTGAAGAAGATATAGAAAGTTGTTATGAAGCTTTACTACCATTAAGAGAATATCGTGCTCAATCGATTCAAATTACTCAAAAGATTTTAGAGTCTATCGGTGAAGGACAATCTTTAGCAATTCTTCTCGCACAAAGCCATATTAGTACAGAGCAACTAAGACATGAAATTGACAATAGAGTAAATCAATTGTTTGGGTCGCGGAGTGCAGATACTGTACAATCAGTTATCAAGCGCTTCAATGAGAAGTATCCTGCTTCAGAACGTGCAGTGCGCCTTGGGCAAATTATTCGCGAAGCACAACCACTACTACCACTTAATTTGACTGCGCCATACTTTCATAGCAGTTCCGCTAAAAAAAGCCAACTGATTGGTTTTAAAGATACAGATGAGCCAGAAGTTAAGCATTTTCATGAGATATTGACTAGCAAACTAGGAATTCCTGACAATGAACTTAAGTCTACTCAGCATGAAGACAAAGTTTTATTAATTACTGAATATGCTGCTTTTCCACTTAGATTGATTGATGGTTTAGAAAATTTAAGAAACCATTATATAAGACAGAAAAATCAACTTGGAAATGTGTCATTACATAATCACAGAAGTCAAGGATTTATAGATATTATTCCACCACCAGTAAAAAAAATGCTGGAATTACAAGATATTTTTTATCCTTGTCTTGCTTTGAATCTAATTCAAACTAATCCAGAGACTCAGGAACTTGAATTTCAATACTTCGATAATTTAAGAGGAGAGTACTATACTGCTTCGCTCAACTCATCTTGGAAAAAAGCTTTACAGGAATTAAGCGAGCATAACAATAAAACAAAAGCACTACAAGATCTACTTGATAACGTTATTTCACAAATTGAACATCAACCTAATAGATGGCAAGAATGTTATTTACCGCAACTACGTAAATTTGTGCAACAGGTTGATAATTTACCAGATAGCCACGAAAACTATCCTTATCGTTTGAGTGTTGTTGGTTCGCAGGGAAATGATTCTACAACAGCAAAAGAAGGAGTCATTAACCGTTTCCAAGCGCGAATGCAGGAAAAACTTATGACTAGGATAGTATCTAATAACAACACTAATAGCGCGATCGCATCCAGTCAAAAAGTATTGACAGGTGAAGTTTTAGTGCTTGAGCCTGCTGTTGATATTGAAGACAATAGAACAAAACGCCGTATCGAGATAGAACGTCTGAAGCAAGATCTTGCTGATGGTATTCTAACGCCAGAAGAATACCAGCAAGAGCATCAACAAATCATTGCTAAATATCCCTTGTGCTAG
- a CDS encoding flagellar motor protein, whose translation MRYSRRSHQSQEELNIWSAFTDLMSNTFMIAMLLLLIAIVKGAIAQTEVTKIQPPKSPPPILVIEDEGAYRFASGSAEIPPIMNAYIKNKIVPEIERNTKEYQINVVEIIGHTDGQGNGSAASNLDQNLEKVANASIPVSQLKAGSNADLGLMRALAVVRVLHDVQAKGQLKGLKFKAYSAAQLILPDGNFASVNRKPDATRRRIEIRFTRPGEPIKVK comes from the coding sequence ATGCGGTATTCTCGTAGATCTCATCAATCTCAAGAAGAACTAAATATTTGGTCGGCTTTTACAGATTTGATGTCTAATACTTTTATGATAGCTATGTTATTATTGTTAATAGCTATCGTTAAAGGTGCGATCGCTCAAACTGAAGTCACAAAAATTCAACCTCCTAAAAGCCCTCCTCCTATCCTTGTCATTGAAGATGAAGGCGCTTACAGATTTGCTTCGGGTAGCGCCGAAATTCCACCAATTATGAACGCATACATTAAAAATAAAATTGTTCCAGAGATTGAGCGTAATACAAAAGAATACCAAATTAATGTTGTAGAAATTATCGGTCACACCGACGGTCAGGGCAACGGTAGCGCAGCTAGTAACCTAGACCAAAACTTAGAGAAAGTTGCTAACGCAAGTATACCTGTAAGTCAACTCAAAGCGGGATCTAACGCCGATCTTGGCTTAATGCGTGCTTTAGCAGTTGTTAGAGTATTGCACGATGTTCAAGCTAAAGGACAGTTGAAAGGCTTAAAATTTAAAGCTTACTCAGCTGCACAGCTAATTTTACCCGATGGAAATTTTGCATCAGTCAATCGCAAACCAGATGCAACACGACGACGCATTGAAATTCGTTTTACCCGTCCAGGTGAACCGATTAAAGTAAAATAA
- a CDS encoding phenylpyruvate tautomerase MIF-related protein, which produces MPLIKVQTSVANFEKSEAEALLKNLSSALAKHLGKPESYVMTALESGILMTFAGTLDPVCYIEIKSVGSMKPEQTKAMSQDFCQQINQALGIDKSRVYIEFTDAKGYMWGWNSSTFG; this is translated from the coding sequence ATGCCTTTGATTAAAGTTCAAACTTCTGTCGCTAATTTTGAAAAATCTGAGGCTGAAGCTTTACTTAAGAATCTTTCTTCAGCATTAGCAAAACATTTAGGTAAACCAGAATCTTATGTTATGACAGCTTTGGAATCTGGAATTTTGATGACTTTTGCGGGTACGCTTGACCCTGTTTGCTATATAGAAATTAAAAGTGTTGGTTCGATGAAACCTGAGCAAACCAAAGCAATGAGCCAAGACTTTTGTCAACAAATTAATCAAGCTTTAGGTATTGATAAGAGCCGAGTTTATATTGAATTTACAGATGCAAAAGGTTATATGTGGGGCTGGAATAGTTCTACGTTTGGTTAA
- a CDS encoding flavin reductase family protein, with protein MLDEQAKKTMLRKIPHGLYICGVKDGEEVNGFTASWLMQASFKPPLVVNCVKQDSKSHAMIKNSRVFAISFLDDSQKEVAQKFFQPQRRVGNKFEDVEFYIGETGCPIISDSLGYIECQVVDAVEKGDHTVYIGEVIAAGVHREGDSLRLETTGWNYGG; from the coding sequence TTGTTAGACGAACAAGCCAAAAAAACCATGCTGCGGAAAATTCCTCACGGCTTATACATCTGTGGCGTCAAAGATGGAGAAGAAGTCAATGGCTTTACTGCTAGCTGGTTAATGCAAGCTTCTTTCAAACCACCTTTAGTTGTTAATTGTGTTAAACAAGATTCCAAATCCCACGCGATGATTAAAAATAGCAGGGTGTTTGCTATCAGCTTCCTAGATGATTCTCAAAAGGAAGTCGCCCAGAAATTTTTTCAACCGCAGCGCCGTGTTGGTAACAAATTTGAAGATGTAGAATTTTACATCGGTGAAACTGGATGTCCAATTATTTCTGATAGTCTTGGCTACATCGAATGTCAAGTTGTTGATGCCGTAGAAAAAGGCGACCATACTGTTTATATAGGTGAAGTAATTGCTGCGGGTGTTCACCGTGAAGGTGATTCTCTCCGACTCGAAACTACAGGTTGGAACTATGGCGGATAA
- the cobM gene encoding precorrin-4 C(11)-methyltransferase, whose product MTNSTSLLPKVYLVGAGPGDPDLLTIKAQKILAQADAILFADSLVPREILQYCRSDAEIIRTANKTLEDILPVMVERVRSHKSVVRLQSGDPSLYSAIHEQMQALAEADIPFEVIPGISAFQAAAAKLNVELTIPGGVQTIILGRISGRTEVPTTEELSSLAAHQASLCLYLSARHVDKAQSQLLEHYPAHTPVAICFRVGWSDEKIVLTTLAEMAKVTQAENLIRTTLYIISPALTATAARSRLYHPEHSHLFRPHRSTAS is encoded by the coding sequence ATGACTAACTCAACATCACTATTACCGAAAGTTTATCTTGTAGGCGCGGGTCCAGGAGATCCAGATCTCCTGACGATTAAAGCACAAAAGATTCTCGCGCAAGCGGATGCGATCTTATTTGCCGATTCGCTGGTTCCACGCGAAATTTTACAATATTGTCGCTCGGATGCCGAAATAATTAGGACGGCGAATAAGACTTTAGAGGACATTTTACCTGTAATGGTGGAACGCGTGCGATCGCATAAATCAGTCGTACGACTTCAATCAGGCGATCCAAGCCTCTATAGTGCGATCCACGAACAAATGCAAGCCTTAGCAGAAGCGGATATTCCCTTTGAGGTGATTCCTGGAATTAGTGCTTTTCAAGCTGCGGCAGCTAAACTTAATGTTGAACTTACAATTCCTGGAGGTGTACAAACCATTATCCTTGGTCGGATTAGTGGACGCACAGAAGTTCCCACAACCGAAGAATTATCCTCGCTGGCAGCGCATCAAGCAAGTCTTTGCTTATATCTTAGTGCACGTCACGTAGACAAAGCCCAAAGCCAACTTCTCGAACACTACCCAGCACACACCCCAGTCGCAATTTGCTTCCGCGTTGGTTGGTCAGATGAGAAAATTGTGCTGACAACGTTAGCGGAAATGGCAAAAGTGACTCAAGCAGAAAACCTAATTCGCACCACACTCTACATCATTAGCCCCGCCCTCACAGCAACCGCCGCCCGTTCTCGCTTATACCATCCCGAACACTCTCACCTATTTCGCCCACACCGATCCACAGCATCTTAA